The following proteins come from a genomic window of Bradyrhizobium paxllaeri:
- a CDS encoding type I secretion system permease/ATPase, with product MWGWDDRPGSAGSSRLIQYDETRTHTAKIIPLRPWFDPPRPQPEEPPIAFADEKEPAKETPPAVAKTAEPPSVEPSLREEAKTEAKTPAPGSTVVIEQRGPAPPLHHGGDKDGGGSSGGGGGGGGGGKPPLHKRSNDYEFRDVLGRGLANARRNLVTVGLFSVAVNLLVLAIPIYLFNMSDRVLTSRSTDTLVMLTIIVVIAIGAHVLMDMMRRIILMRVAVETEARLGGPVLSAAAKAAQSGSSREFQTLADLQHLRAFITGPVLLTMFDTPVSPVYFAVVFLIHPHLGFIVLGSGVALIMVALLNQRVTAIPFNQANNYGARANLQAESMARNAQVINAMGMIPEGVQVWGRETVESLKAQVIGQDRNILFTGVSKFLRLCTQIAILGWGAWLALESQITSGMVIAASIVASRALAPLEGTIEGWRNFVQARSAYARVKSLLLNSPLNLERLRLPRPAGYLNVERILYVPPPNKKVILNGISFQLKPGESLAVVGDSGTGKTMLARMLVGSIIPTAGSVRLDMMDLRNWDPRQFGESVGYLPQDVQLFPATIKANIGRMREDARDEDVFDAAETADVHEMISSFAQGYETIVGMDGSPLSGGQRQRIGLARAFYGNPRLIVLDEPNSNLDANGERALAKALVRAKEKQITVVTITQRAALLMSVDKIMILHQGAVQAFGSRDEIIPMIAGRKPNNTPMGPDIPPSLN from the coding sequence ATGTGGGGCTGGGATGATCGTCCAGGCAGTGCCGGGAGTTCGCGGCTGATTCAGTATGACGAAACAAGAACGCATACGGCGAAGATCATTCCGCTTCGCCCGTGGTTTGATCCGCCACGCCCGCAGCCCGAAGAGCCGCCCATCGCATTTGCCGACGAAAAGGAACCTGCGAAGGAGACCCCTCCGGCAGTAGCCAAAACCGCCGAGCCGCCATCAGTCGAGCCATCGCTGCGCGAGGAAGCCAAGACGGAAGCCAAGACTCCGGCGCCGGGATCCACCGTCGTGATCGAGCAGAGGGGGCCGGCGCCTCCGCTTCATCATGGCGGGGACAAGGACGGCGGCGGCTCCTCCGGGGGTGGTGGCGGTGGAGGCGGTGGCGGCAAGCCGCCCCTGCACAAGCGTTCGAACGACTATGAATTTCGCGATGTGCTCGGCAGGGGCCTGGCCAACGCCCGCCGCAATCTGGTGACCGTCGGGTTGTTCTCGGTTGCGGTCAACCTGCTGGTGCTGGCGATACCGATCTATTTGTTCAACATGTCCGATCGCGTGCTGACCAGCCGCAGCACGGATACGCTGGTGATGCTGACGATCATCGTGGTCATCGCGATCGGCGCCCATGTGCTGATGGACATGATGCGACGCATCATCCTGATGCGGGTCGCGGTCGAGACCGAGGCCCGACTGGGTGGGCCCGTCCTGAGCGCCGCCGCCAAAGCGGCACAGAGCGGATCCAGCCGCGAATTCCAGACATTGGCGGACCTTCAGCACCTGCGCGCGTTCATTACCGGACCAGTATTGCTGACGATGTTCGATACGCCGGTGTCGCCGGTCTACTTCGCGGTTGTGTTCCTGATCCATCCCCACCTCGGCTTCATTGTGCTGGGGTCGGGCGTCGCGCTGATCATGGTGGCGCTCCTGAACCAGCGGGTTACGGCGATTCCGTTCAACCAGGCCAACAATTACGGCGCCAGGGCAAACCTGCAGGCGGAGTCTATGGCCCGCAACGCCCAGGTCATCAATGCGATGGGCATGATTCCGGAAGGCGTCCAGGTATGGGGCCGCGAAACCGTGGAGTCCCTGAAGGCGCAGGTGATCGGGCAGGACCGCAACATCCTGTTTACGGGGGTGTCGAAGTTCCTGCGGCTCTGCACCCAGATCGCGATCCTGGGCTGGGGCGCGTGGCTGGCGCTGGAAAGCCAGATCACCAGCGGCATGGTCATTGCTGCCTCCATCGTCGCGAGCCGCGCGCTGGCGCCGCTGGAAGGCACCATCGAAGGCTGGCGCAACTTCGTGCAGGCGCGATCCGCCTATGCCCGCGTCAAGTCGCTGTTGTTGAACTCGCCGCTCAACCTGGAGCGGCTGCGGCTGCCGCGTCCCGCCGGATATCTCAACGTCGAGCGCATTCTCTATGTGCCGCCGCCCAACAAGAAGGTGATCCTGAACGGAATCAGCTTTCAATTGAAGCCGGGGGAATCGCTCGCCGTCGTCGGAGACTCCGGTACCGGAAAAACCATGCTGGCGCGCATGCTCGTCGGGTCCATCATCCCGACCGCGGGCAGCGTGAGGCTCGACATGATGGACCTGCGCAACTGGGATCCACGCCAGTTCGGCGAGAGCGTCGGCTACCTGCCGCAGGATGTGCAATTATTCCCGGCCACCATCAAGGCCAATATCGGCCGGATGCGCGAGGATGCCCGCGACGAGGACGTCTTCGACGCTGCCGAGACCGCCGATGTGCATGAGATGATCTCGAGCTTCGCCCAGGGTTACGAGACCATCGTCGGGATGGATGGAAGTCCGCTGTCGGGCGGCCAACGGCAACGGATCGGATTGGCCCGCGCGTTCTACGGCAATCCGCGCCTGATCGTGCTCGACGAGCCCAACTCGAACCTGGACGCCAATGGCGAGCGGGCGCTCGCCAAGGCGCTGGTGCGCGCCAAGGAAAAACAGATCACGGTGGTAACGATCACCCAGCGCGCGGCCCTGCTGATGAGCGTCGACAAGATCATGATCCTGCACCAGGGCGCGGTGCAGGCTTTCGGCAGCCGCGACGAGATCATTCCGATGATTGCCGGACGCAAGCCGAACAATACCCCGATGGGGCCGGATATTCCGCCTTCGCTGAATTGA